A single Tenacibaculum sp. 190524A02b DNA region contains:
- a CDS encoding dihydroorotase: MASSYLIKNAKIVSENKVFKGDVLIEGSYIQKIAENIKAENVNVINAEGKYLIPGMIDDQVHFREPGLTHKANIETESKAALAGGITSFIEMPNTVPQATTQELLEEKFSVASKTSYVNYSFMFGGTNDNLEELLKTDPKNVAGIKLFLGSSTGNMLVDNEEVLERIFSSTKLPISVHCEDEGTIRKNTQEYKEKFGDDIPIKYHPIIRSEEACYLSSSKAIELAKKTGARLHVFHLSTAKETDLFRNDIPLEEKQITAEVCVHHLWFTDADYEKKGTHIKWNPAVKTKKDRDGLWKALLDDRIDIIATDHAPHTLEEKDNVYTKAPSGGPLVQHAVVAILEKVKEGVISIEKAVEKMCHNPAKIFKVAKRGYIKEGFYADMVLVDSNKPWTVEKENILYKCGWSPFEGQEFSSTITHTFVNGCLMYNEGVFNEETKGERLTFDR, translated from the coding sequence ATGGCATCATCATACTTAATAAAAAATGCAAAAATCGTTAGTGAAAACAAGGTTTTTAAAGGCGATGTTTTAATTGAAGGATCATACATTCAAAAAATAGCAGAGAATATCAAGGCAGAAAACGTAAATGTTATTAATGCAGAAGGGAAGTATTTAATACCCGGAATGATTGATGATCAGGTGCATTTTAGAGAGCCAGGGTTAACTCATAAGGCTAATATAGAAACGGAAAGTAAAGCGGCGTTAGCTGGAGGTATTACTTCTTTTATAGAAATGCCTAATACAGTGCCACAAGCAACAACTCAAGAACTACTGGAAGAAAAGTTTAGTGTTGCAAGTAAAACTTCATATGTAAATTATTCATTTATGTTTGGGGGAACTAATGATAATTTAGAAGAGTTGCTTAAAACAGACCCTAAGAATGTTGCAGGAATAAAACTTTTCTTAGGTTCTTCAACAGGTAATATGTTGGTTGATAATGAAGAAGTTTTAGAAAGGATTTTTTCATCAACAAAATTACCAATATCTGTTCATTGTGAAGATGAAGGTACAATTCGAAAAAATACACAAGAGTATAAAGAAAAATTTGGAGATGATATTCCAATAAAATACCATCCGATAATTAGAAGTGAAGAGGCTTGTTATTTATCGTCATCTAAAGCTATAGAGCTAGCAAAGAAAACAGGAGCACGTTTACATGTGTTTCATTTATCAACGGCTAAGGAAACTGATTTATTCAGAAATGATATTCCATTGGAAGAAAAACAAATTACAGCTGAAGTTTGTGTACATCATTTATGGTTTACGGATGCAGATTATGAGAAAAAAGGAACACATATTAAATGGAATCCTGCTGTAAAAACTAAAAAAGACAGAGATGGACTTTGGAAGGCGTTATTAGATGATAGGATAGATATTATTGCCACAGATCATGCACCTCATACATTGGAAGAAAAAGATAATGTATATACAAAAGCACCTAGCGGTGGACCATTGGTACAACACGCTGTAGTAGCCATTTTAGAAAAGGTAAAAGAAGGTGTTATTTCTATTGAAAAAGCAGTTGAAAAAATGTGTCATAATCCTGCTAAAATATTTAAAGTAGCTAAAAGAGGTTATATTAAAGAAGGTTTTTATGCTGATATGGTTTTAGTAGATTCCAATAAACCTTGGACCGTTGAAAAAGAAAATATATTATACAAATGTGGATGGTCTCCTTTTGAAGGACAAGAGTTTTCAAGTACAATTACACATACATTTGTTAATGGATGTTTAATGTATAATGAAGGAGTATTTAATGAAGAAACTAAAGGAGAGCGATTAACGTTTGATAGGTAA
- a CDS encoding DUF4296 domain-containing protein, translating to MNKLTFLFITILFLVSCTSNTIYKKPKDLIPKDTMVSLLTDMYIASSAKNIKNKYLKMESNYMVLVYKKYQIDTVRFDASNKYYTSRIDEYSAMLNKVKYNIDSLFKLYDEKQRVKDSLDRPNTRYEPDEKTMKEVYEGKSEKQVLSEEVLKVPVKKNKKTN from the coding sequence ATGAATAAATTAACATTCCTTTTTATTACAATACTATTTTTGGTTTCTTGTACAAGTAATACAATTTACAAGAAACCAAAAGATTTAATTCCTAAAGATACTATGGTTAGTTTGTTGACAGATATGTATATAGCGTCATCAGCAAAAAACATTAAGAATAAGTACTTAAAAATGGAGTCAAATTATATGGTATTGGTTTATAAAAAATATCAAATTGATACGGTAAGGTTTGATGCTAGTAATAAATATTACACTTCTAGAATTGATGAGTATTCAGCTATGTTAAACAAGGTGAAATATAATATTGATAGTTTGTTTAAGCTTTATGATGAAAAACAACGTGTTAAAGATTCTTTAGATAGGCCAAACACTAGGTATGAACCAGATGAAAAAACAATGAAAGAAGTCTACGAAGGAAAAAGCGAAAAACAAGTACTTAGTGAGGAAGTGTTAAAGGTGCCAGTTAAAAAAAACAAAAAAACTAATTAG
- a CDS encoding NAD-dependent epimerase/dehydratase family protein, with amino-acid sequence MILVTGGTGLVGSHLLYHLAVANEEIIAIYRTEDRINNVKKIFSYYTKNTSSLLTKIKWIKADITDIPSLKTVFSHAITKVYHCAALVSFNPKDYKKMRRVNIDGTANIVNFCIDSNIEKLCFVSSIAAIGDSINGKPITESNEWIDHEENHGYAITKYGAEIEVWRGSQEGINIVIVNPGVILGSGFWEEGSGKLFKQIYNGFKFYTEGVTGFVAIQDVVKAMITLTNSTITNERFILVSENKSFKEILFSIADGFKKKRPSIKIGKFTSNIAWRIDWVLSKVIRKSPLLTKNSAKSAHNKTYYSSNKIKKSNISFEFTPIEESIHSICADYTRN; translated from the coding sequence ATGATTTTAGTTACAGGAGGAACAGGTTTAGTTGGTTCGCATTTATTATATCATTTAGCTGTTGCTAATGAAGAAATAATTGCTATTTATAGAACTGAAGACAGAATTAATAATGTCAAAAAAATCTTCTCTTATTATACTAAAAACACCTCTAGTTTGTTAACTAAAATTAAATGGATTAAAGCAGACATTACAGACATTCCTTCCTTAAAAACAGTTTTTTCACATGCTATCACCAAAGTTTATCATTGTGCAGCCTTGGTATCCTTTAATCCTAAAGATTATAAAAAAATGCGTAGAGTTAATATTGATGGCACTGCTAACATTGTTAACTTTTGTATTGACTCTAATATTGAAAAACTATGTTTTGTTAGCTCTATAGCTGCTATCGGCGACTCTATTAATGGTAAGCCAATTACAGAAAGTAACGAATGGATTGACCATGAAGAAAACCATGGTTACGCTATTACTAAATACGGTGCTGAAATAGAGGTTTGGCGTGGTAGCCAGGAAGGAATTAATATTGTTATTGTAAACCCTGGTGTTATTTTAGGAAGTGGTTTTTGGGAAGAAGGCTCTGGAAAACTATTTAAACAAATTTATAATGGGTTTAAATTTTATACCGAAGGAGTAACGGGGTTTGTAGCTATACAAGATGTTGTAAAGGCTATGATTACACTTACAAACTCAACTATCACAAACGAAAGATTCATTTTAGTTTCTGAAAATAAATCATTTAAAGAAATTTTATTTTCTATTGCTGATGGGTTTAAGAAAAAAAGACCTTCAATAAAAATTGGTAAATTTACTAGCAATATAGCTTGGCGAATAGATTGGGTATTAAGTAAAGTGATAAGAAAATCACCATTATTAACTAAAAATTCCGCTAAATCTGCTCATAATAAAACTTACTATTCTTCTAATAAAATCAAAAAAAGCAATATTTCATTTGAATTTACTCCAATTGAAGAAAGTATACATTCTATTTGTGCAGATTACACTCGGAACTAA
- the tyrS gene encoding tyrosine--tRNA ligase: MTKNLVEELRWRGMIHDIMPGTEEQLQKEMTTAYIGFDPTSDSLHIGSLVPIILLVHIEKAGHKPVALVGGATGMIGDPSGKSDERNLLNEETLAKNVNGIKNTLARFLNFDNGNENSPILVNNYDWMKDFSFIEFARDVGKRITVNYMMAKDSVKKRISGESGGGMSFTEFTYQLIQGYDFYHLHKTYGCKLQMGGSDQWGNITTGTELVRRMNVGEEAKAFAATCPLITKADGSKFGKSEGGNVWLDADKTSVYKFYQFWLNTSDEDAEKYIKIFTFLDKETIEALIEEHKEAPHQRVLQKRLAEEVTIFVHSKQELDKAIAASNILFGKSTADDLKSLDEQTFLDVFDGVPQATVPVSDINDGLDMIGALAAKTGFLKSNGDARRALKENSISVNKEKVKEDFTITEANLIADKYVLLQRGKKNYFLLKTE; encoded by the coding sequence ATGACCAAAAATCTAGTAGAAGAATTACGTTGGCGCGGAATGATTCACGATATAATGCCAGGAACAGAAGAGCAATTACAAAAAGAAATGACAACTGCTTATATTGGTTTTGATCCAACCTCTGATTCATTGCATATCGGTAGTTTAGTGCCAATTATTTTATTAGTACATATAGAAAAAGCAGGGCATAAGCCAGTAGCTTTAGTTGGGGGTGCAACAGGAATGATAGGTGACCCTTCTGGAAAATCTGACGAAAGAAATTTATTAAATGAAGAAACATTAGCAAAGAACGTTAATGGAATAAAAAATACGTTAGCTCGTTTTTTAAATTTTGATAATGGGAATGAGAACTCTCCAATATTGGTGAATAACTATGATTGGATGAAAGACTTCTCTTTTATAGAATTTGCTAGAGATGTAGGAAAAAGGATAACGGTAAATTATATGATGGCTAAAGATTCTGTTAAGAAGAGAATCTCAGGTGAATCAGGAGGAGGAATGAGTTTTACTGAGTTTACCTACCAATTAATTCAAGGATACGATTTTTATCATTTGCATAAAACCTATGGTTGTAAACTTCAAATGGGAGGTTCCGATCAATGGGGGAATATTACCACTGGAACTGAATTAGTAAGAAGGATGAATGTAGGTGAAGAAGCCAAAGCTTTTGCCGCTACTTGTCCTTTAATTACTAAAGCAGATGGTTCTAAGTTTGGGAAATCTGAAGGAGGGAATGTTTGGTTAGATGCAGATAAAACATCCGTGTATAAATTTTATCAGTTTTGGTTAAATACTTCTGATGAGGATGCTGAAAAATATATAAAAATATTTACCTTTTTAGATAAAGAAACTATTGAAGCATTAATAGAAGAGCATAAAGAAGCACCGCACCAAAGAGTTTTACAAAAGAGATTAGCGGAAGAGGTAACTATTTTTGTGCATTCAAAACAAGAGTTAGACAAAGCAATCGCTGCATCAAATATTTTATTTGGAAAGTCTACAGCTGATGATTTAAAGAGTTTAGATGAGCAAACGTTTTTAGATGTTTTTGATGGAGTTCCACAAGCTACTGTTCCTGTGTCGGATATTAATGATGGATTGGATATGATTGGTGCTTTAGCGGCAAAAACAGGTTTTTTAAAGTCAAATGGAGATGCAAGAAGAGCTTTAAAGGAAAATTCAATATCTGTTAATAAGGAAAAGGTAAAAGAAGATTTTACAATAACAGAAGCTAATTTAATAGCAGATAAATATGTTTTATTACAAAGAGGAAAGAAAAACTATTTCTTATTAAAAACAGAATAG